The following are from one region of the Acetobacteroides hydrogenigenes genome:
- a CDS encoding bifunctional adenosylcobinamide kinase/adenosylcobinamide-phosphate guanylyltransferase, protein MASKIILITGGQRSGKSSYAQRLALELAENPVYLATSRIWDDDFRLRVERHQADRGPMWTNIEEEKLLSRHDLANRVVVVDCVTLWATNFFFDNDSDIEKSLEELKAELAQLVEQPATFIFISNEIGMGGHAENAIQRRFTDLQGWLNQHIASTADEVVLMVSGIPVKVK, encoded by the coding sequence ATGGCATCTAAAATTATTCTCATTACCGGTGGACAGCGCTCAGGAAAGAGCAGCTACGCTCAGCGATTGGCTCTCGAGTTGGCTGAAAATCCCGTTTACTTGGCCACCTCGCGCATCTGGGACGATGATTTTCGTCTTCGTGTGGAACGCCATCAGGCAGATCGTGGTCCGATGTGGACCAACATCGAAGAGGAGAAACTCCTCAGCCGCCACGACCTCGCTAACCGTGTGGTGGTGGTAGATTGCGTGACTCTTTGGGCTACCAACTTCTTTTTCGATAACGATTCGGATATCGAGAAGTCGCTGGAGGAACTTAAGGCGGAGCTTGCGCAGCTCGTAGAGCAACCTGCCACCTTCATTTTTATCTCCAACGAGATTGGGATGGGCGGTCATGCCGAGAATGCCATCCAACGAAGGTTTACCGACCTGCAGGGCTGGCTAAACCAGCACATCGCATCAACGGCCGATGAGGTGGTGCTGATGGTGTCGGGAATTCCGGTAAAGGTGAAATAG
- a CDS encoding cob(I)yrinic acid a,c-diamide adenosyltransferase: MAIYTRGGDKGRTSLAGGIRVPKNHCRIEANGAIDEANSFIGLLRTKLGDEHPWQERLYTVQMGLMHTMSHIATVPESPRPSNAPKVEDGAPFCEKWMEEMTQEMGESTEFILPGQTEVSALCHIVRATIRRAERELCPVVEEGGVEPWIAAYINRLSDLFFTLARYDGFKANLPEEKVRPFRFRREGR; this comes from the coding sequence ATGGCAATTTACACCCGTGGCGGCGATAAGGGCCGCACATCGCTGGCAGGCGGCATTCGCGTTCCGAAGAATCACTGCCGCATAGAGGCCAACGGCGCCATCGACGAGGCCAACTCGTTCATTGGCCTTTTGCGCACAAAGCTGGGCGACGAGCATCCCTGGCAGGAGCGGCTGTACACCGTACAAATGGGGCTGATGCACACCATGTCGCATATAGCTACCGTACCCGAGTCGCCAAGGCCATCGAATGCTCCAAAGGTGGAAGATGGCGCCCCCTTTTGCGAGAAGTGGATGGAAGAGATGACCCAGGAAATGGGAGAAAGCACGGAGTTCATCCTTCCCGGGCAGACCGAGGTGAGCGCCTTATGTCATATTGTACGCGCCACCATCCGAAGGGCCGAACGTGAACTCTGTCCTGTAGTAGAGGAGGGAGGCGTAGAGCCTTGGATAGCCGCCTACATCAATCGCCTGTCCGATCTGTTCTTCACCCTTGCCCGCTATGATGGCTTTAAGGCCAACCTGCCCGAGGAGAAGGTGAGGCCGTTTAGGTTTAGAAGAGAAGGTAGATGA